The following coding sequences lie in one Osmerus mordax isolate fOsmMor3 chromosome 13, fOsmMor3.pri, whole genome shotgun sequence genomic window:
- the ampd3a gene encoding AMP deaminase 3 isoform X2, producing the protein MPRQFPKITLSEVDEEVRLLAEKVYASALNEEDTKDALSMFTVPEDCPISLHQAQERELLKELAEQQSEESTKRKKSLKMIRSQSMQIPVSAEWTRAVATPFLSPSSTCSSFPECCPEYQRVTISGDYCAGITVEDYEQASKSLLKALVIREKYSRLAYHRFCRTTAQFLRNAENEKWREEDEVRPDVCHCPREGEDPYSMENLPENLSYELKMKDGIVYVYDSAEALRENRPRSLPYPDLETFSIDLSHVLAMIVDGPTKTYCHRRLNFLGSKFYLHEMLNEMAELKELKSVPHRDFYNVRKVDTHIHAAACMSQKHLLNFIQTTYKTEAERVVLEKAGRKLTLRQVFHNLNMDPYDLTVDSLDVHAGRQTFHRFDKFNSKYNPVGASELREIYLKTDNLIHGEYFARIIKEVARDLEDSKYQHAEPRLSIYGRSQDEWDSLAKWFILHKVHSPNLQWIIQVPRIYDIFKSRKLVPNFAKMLENIFLPLFEATVNPQKHKELHVFLKYVTGFDSVDDESKHSDHMFSYKSPKPEQWNTDDNPPYSYYIFHMYANIMVLNNLRKERGLSTFQFRPHCGEAGSITHLVSAFLTSDNISHGLNLKKSPVLQYLYYLAQVPIAMSPLSNNSLFLEYSKNPLREFLHKGLCVSLSTDDPMQFHYTKEALMEEYAIAAQLWKLSTCDVCEIARNSVLQSGLSHQEKKHFLGASYLKDGPEGNDIRRTNVAQIRMAYRHETLCNELSFLVDAVKSEAVSMQPV; encoded by the exons ATGCCGAGGCAGTTCCCGAAGATCACCTTGAGCGAGGTGGACGAGGAGGTGCGTCTGCTGGCTGAGAAGGTGTACGCCTCGGCCCTGAATGAGGAGGACACCAAGGATGCCCTGTCCATGTTCACCGTGCCCGAGGACTGTCCCATCAGCCTGCACCAGGCCCAGGAGAGGGAGCTGCTGAAGGAGCTGGCAGAGCAGCAGTCCGAGGAGAGCACCAAGAG GAAGAAGAGCCTGAAGATGATCCGCTCCCAGTCCATGCAGATCCCTGTGAGTGCTGAGTGGACGCGGGCGGTGGcgacccccttcctctctccctcctccacctgctcctccttccCAGAGTGCTGCCCTGAGTACCAGAGGGTCACCATTAGTGGGGACTACTGTGCCGGG ATCACAGTGGAGGACTATGAGCAAGCATCCAAGAGCTTGCTGAAAGCTCTGGTCATCAGGGAGAAGTACTCCAGGCTGGCCTACCACCGCTTCTGCCGAACCACCGCCCAGTTCCTCCGCAACGCCGAGAAcgagaagtggagagaggaggatgaggtgcGGCCAG ATGTGTGCCACTgtcccagagagggggaggacccCTATAGCATGGAGAACCTCCCGGAAAACCTGAGCTATGAGCTGAAGATGAAGGATGGGATCGTGTACGTGTACGACAGCGCTGAGGCCCTCCGTGAGAACAGACCTCGCAGCCTGCCCTACCCCGACCTGGAGACCTTCTCCATCGACCTCAGCCATGTCCTGGCCATGATTGTCGATGGGCCCAC GAAGACTTACTGTCACAGACGGCTGAACTTCCTGGGATCAAAGTTCTACCTGCACGAGATGCTGAATGAGATGGCAGAGCTGAAGGAGCTAAAGAGCGTGCCACACAGAGACTTCTACAACGTCAGGAAG gtggacaCTCACATTCACGCAGCGGCCTGCATGTCCCAGAAGCACCTGCTCAACTTCATCCAGACCACCTACAAGACGGAGGCGGAGCGGGTGGTGctggagaaggcagggaggAAGCTCACCCTCAGGCAGGTGTTCCACAACCTCAACATGGACCCGTACGACCTCACCGTGGACTCCCTGGATGTACACGCT GGGAGACAAACGTTTCATCGGTTTGACAAGTTCAACTCTAAGTACAACCCGGTGGGGGCTAGTGAACTCAGGGAAATCTACCTGAAAACAGACAACCTCATCCACGGAGAGTACTTTGCACGCATCATCAAG GAAGTGGCTCGTGACCTGGAGGACAGCAAGTACCAGCACGCAGAGCCTCGCCTGTCCATCTACGGACGCTCTCAGGACGAGTGGGACAGCCTGGCCAAGTGGTTCATCCTGCACAAAGTGCACTCGCCCAACCTGCAGTGGATCATCCAAGTGCCGAGGATCTA tgatattttcaagtcCAGAAAGTTGGTCCCCAACTTTGCCAAGATGCTGGAAAACATATTCCTCCCTTTGTTCGAGGCCACAGTCaacccacagaaacacaaagagcTCCACGTCTTTCTCAAATAT GTGACGGGCTTCGACAGCGTGGACGACGAGTCCAAGCACAGTGACCACATGTTCTCCTACAAGAGCCCCAAACCTGAGCAGTGGAACACGGACGATAACCCGCCCTACAGCTACTACATCTTCCACATGTACGCCAACATCATGGTGCTCAACAATCTCAGGAA AGAGCGAGGCCTGAGCACGTTCCAGTTCCGTCCTCATTGTGGCGAGGCTGGTTCCATCACACACCTGGTCTCTGCCTTCCTCACATCAGACAACATCTCCCATGGACTCAACCTGAAGAAG AGTCCAGTGTTGCAGTACCTGTACTACCTGGCCCAGGTGCCCATCGCCATGTCCCCCCTCAGCAACAACAGCCTCTTTCTGGAGTACTCCAAGAACCCCCTCCGAGAGTTCCTGCACAAGGgcctgtgtgtctccctctccactgacGACCCCATGCAGTTCCACTACACCAAG GAGGCCCTGATGGAGGAGTATGCCATTGCAGCCCAGCTGTGGAAGCTGAGcacctgtgatgtgtgtgagatagCCAGGAATAGCGTGCTGCAGAGTGGCCTGTCCCACCAG GAGAAGAAGCACTTCCTGGGTGCAAGTTACCTGAAGGATGGGCCCGAGGGGAACGACATCCGGCGAACCAACGTGGCTCAGATCCGCATGGCCTACCGCCACGAGACGCTCTGCAATGAACTCAGTTTTCTAGTGGACGCTGTGAAGTCCGAGGCTGTCAGCATGCAGCCAGTCTGA
- the ampd3a gene encoding AMP deaminase 3 isoform X1, which yields MSEEDSPLTKQESSPCLGKDMPRQFPKITLSEVDEEVRLLAEKVYASALNEEDTKDALSMFTVPEDCPISLHQAQERELLKELAEQQSEESTKRKKSLKMIRSQSMQIPVSAEWTRAVATPFLSPSSTCSSFPECCPEYQRVTISGDYCAGITVEDYEQASKSLLKALVIREKYSRLAYHRFCRTTAQFLRNAENEKWREEDEVRPDVCHCPREGEDPYSMENLPENLSYELKMKDGIVYVYDSAEALRENRPRSLPYPDLETFSIDLSHVLAMIVDGPTKTYCHRRLNFLGSKFYLHEMLNEMAELKELKSVPHRDFYNVRKVDTHIHAAACMSQKHLLNFIQTTYKTEAERVVLEKAGRKLTLRQVFHNLNMDPYDLTVDSLDVHAGRQTFHRFDKFNSKYNPVGASELREIYLKTDNLIHGEYFARIIKEVARDLEDSKYQHAEPRLSIYGRSQDEWDSLAKWFILHKVHSPNLQWIIQVPRIYDIFKSRKLVPNFAKMLENIFLPLFEATVNPQKHKELHVFLKYVTGFDSVDDESKHSDHMFSYKSPKPEQWNTDDNPPYSYYIFHMYANIMVLNNLRKERGLSTFQFRPHCGEAGSITHLVSAFLTSDNISHGLNLKKSPVLQYLYYLAQVPIAMSPLSNNSLFLEYSKNPLREFLHKGLCVSLSTDDPMQFHYTKEALMEEYAIAAQLWKLSTCDVCEIARNSVLQSGLSHQEKKHFLGASYLKDGPEGNDIRRTNVAQIRMAYRHETLCNELSFLVDAVKSEAVSMQPV from the exons ATGAGTGAGGAAGACAGCCCTCTAACAAAGCAGGAGTCCAGTCCATGCCTGGGCAAGG ACATGCCGAGGCAGTTCCCGAAGATCACCTTGAGCGAGGTGGACGAGGAGGTGCGTCTGCTGGCTGAGAAGGTGTACGCCTCGGCCCTGAATGAGGAGGACACCAAGGATGCCCTGTCCATGTTCACCGTGCCCGAGGACTGTCCCATCAGCCTGCACCAGGCCCAGGAGAGGGAGCTGCTGAAGGAGCTGGCAGAGCAGCAGTCCGAGGAGAGCACCAAGAG GAAGAAGAGCCTGAAGATGATCCGCTCCCAGTCCATGCAGATCCCTGTGAGTGCTGAGTGGACGCGGGCGGTGGcgacccccttcctctctccctcctccacctgctcctccttccCAGAGTGCTGCCCTGAGTACCAGAGGGTCACCATTAGTGGGGACTACTGTGCCGGG ATCACAGTGGAGGACTATGAGCAAGCATCCAAGAGCTTGCTGAAAGCTCTGGTCATCAGGGAGAAGTACTCCAGGCTGGCCTACCACCGCTTCTGCCGAACCACCGCCCAGTTCCTCCGCAACGCCGAGAAcgagaagtggagagaggaggatgaggtgcGGCCAG ATGTGTGCCACTgtcccagagagggggaggacccCTATAGCATGGAGAACCTCCCGGAAAACCTGAGCTATGAGCTGAAGATGAAGGATGGGATCGTGTACGTGTACGACAGCGCTGAGGCCCTCCGTGAGAACAGACCTCGCAGCCTGCCCTACCCCGACCTGGAGACCTTCTCCATCGACCTCAGCCATGTCCTGGCCATGATTGTCGATGGGCCCAC GAAGACTTACTGTCACAGACGGCTGAACTTCCTGGGATCAAAGTTCTACCTGCACGAGATGCTGAATGAGATGGCAGAGCTGAAGGAGCTAAAGAGCGTGCCACACAGAGACTTCTACAACGTCAGGAAG gtggacaCTCACATTCACGCAGCGGCCTGCATGTCCCAGAAGCACCTGCTCAACTTCATCCAGACCACCTACAAGACGGAGGCGGAGCGGGTGGTGctggagaaggcagggaggAAGCTCACCCTCAGGCAGGTGTTCCACAACCTCAACATGGACCCGTACGACCTCACCGTGGACTCCCTGGATGTACACGCT GGGAGACAAACGTTTCATCGGTTTGACAAGTTCAACTCTAAGTACAACCCGGTGGGGGCTAGTGAACTCAGGGAAATCTACCTGAAAACAGACAACCTCATCCACGGAGAGTACTTTGCACGCATCATCAAG GAAGTGGCTCGTGACCTGGAGGACAGCAAGTACCAGCACGCAGAGCCTCGCCTGTCCATCTACGGACGCTCTCAGGACGAGTGGGACAGCCTGGCCAAGTGGTTCATCCTGCACAAAGTGCACTCGCCCAACCTGCAGTGGATCATCCAAGTGCCGAGGATCTA tgatattttcaagtcCAGAAAGTTGGTCCCCAACTTTGCCAAGATGCTGGAAAACATATTCCTCCCTTTGTTCGAGGCCACAGTCaacccacagaaacacaaagagcTCCACGTCTTTCTCAAATAT GTGACGGGCTTCGACAGCGTGGACGACGAGTCCAAGCACAGTGACCACATGTTCTCCTACAAGAGCCCCAAACCTGAGCAGTGGAACACGGACGATAACCCGCCCTACAGCTACTACATCTTCCACATGTACGCCAACATCATGGTGCTCAACAATCTCAGGAA AGAGCGAGGCCTGAGCACGTTCCAGTTCCGTCCTCATTGTGGCGAGGCTGGTTCCATCACACACCTGGTCTCTGCCTTCCTCACATCAGACAACATCTCCCATGGACTCAACCTGAAGAAG AGTCCAGTGTTGCAGTACCTGTACTACCTGGCCCAGGTGCCCATCGCCATGTCCCCCCTCAGCAACAACAGCCTCTTTCTGGAGTACTCCAAGAACCCCCTCCGAGAGTTCCTGCACAAGGgcctgtgtgtctccctctccactgacGACCCCATGCAGTTCCACTACACCAAG GAGGCCCTGATGGAGGAGTATGCCATTGCAGCCCAGCTGTGGAAGCTGAGcacctgtgatgtgtgtgagatagCCAGGAATAGCGTGCTGCAGAGTGGCCTGTCCCACCAG GAGAAGAAGCACTTCCTGGGTGCAAGTTACCTGAAGGATGGGCCCGAGGGGAACGACATCCGGCGAACCAACGTGGCTCAGATCCGCATGGCCTACCGCCACGAGACGCTCTGCAATGAACTCAGTTTTCTAGTGGACGCTGTGAAGTCCGAGGCTGTCAGCATGCAGCCAGTCTGA
- the adma gene encoding adrenomedullin a — translation MIQGFQAGDKMKLIFQSFLCSCLLATVAHSVEFEMSPELKKRLSVWMQSRLRRDLNSVSERRAESGQFVRPEDFRDTLTPHSSTDFSVRTKRSKNSVNQYRRPGCSLGTCTVHDLAHRLHQLNNKLNIGSAPMDKISPNGYGRRRRSLPQRRATLRLEGGRLRPTWSSTSREHKLEALLRRT, via the exons ATGATTCAAGGATTTCAG GCAGGAGACAAAATGAAACTGATCTTTCAGTCCTTCCTCTGTAGCTGTCTGCTGGCCACAGTCGCACACAGCGTGGAATTTGAAATGAGCCCCGAGTTGAAAAAAAG GTTAAGTGTGTGGATGCAGAGCAGATTGAGAAGGGATCTCAACAGCGTctctgagaggagagcagagtccGGGCAGTTTGTCAGACCGGAGGACTTCAGGGACACGCTGACCCCACATTCCAG cactgACTTCAGCGTCAGAACCAAGCGGTCCAAGAACTCCGTCAACCAGTACAGGAGGCCAGGCTGCTCCCTGGGTACCTGCACGGTCCACGACCTGGCTCACCGCCTGCACCAGCTCAACAACAAGCTGAACATCGGCAGCGCCCCCATGGACAAGATCAGCCCCAATGGCTACGGGCGCAGACGCCGCTCCCTGCCCCAGCGCCGGGCCACgttgaggctggagggaggcaggctaaGGCCCACGTGGAGCAGCACCTCGCGGGAGCACAAGCTGGAGGCTCTCCTCCGACGGACCTGA